DNA sequence from the Streptomyces cinnabarinus genome:
AGTCGGCGCGCAGCAGGCCCAGCAGGACGCGGATGGTGGTGGACTTCCCGGAGCCGTTCGGGCCGAGGAAACCGTGCACCTCGCCGGTCTCCACCTCCAGGTCGAGGCCGTCGAGCGCATGCGTGCTCCCGAACCGCTTGTGCAGTCCGGAGACGGTGATTGCCTTCGTCATGGCTCTGAACGTACGCTTCTTTCAGAAATTTGTGAAGTTAAGGAAGCGTGTGAATCGCCGATAGGATGGGCGCATGACGGAAGCAGCGGCCGGGGCGGCGGGGCGGGACACGGAGGCCGTGTCGAGGTTTGTCGAGTCCTTCGCGGCGCAGCTCGTCGAGGCCGGGATGCAGCGGATGGCGGCCCGGGTCTTCGCCGCGCTGCTCGCCTCCGACGAGGGCGCGCTGACCTCCGCCGAACTGGGCGAACAGCTGCGGATCAGCCCGGCCGCGGTCTCCGGCGCGGTGCGCTACCTGGCCCAGACCCACATGGTCAGCCGGGAGCGCGAGCCCGGCTCACGGCGCGAGCGCTACCGGGTGCACGGGGACCAGTGGTACGAGGCCCTCACCAACCGCGAGGCCGTCATCAAGCGCTGGGAAGGCGCGCTGCGGGACGGCGTGGCGAGCCTCGGCCGGGACACCCCGGCGGGCCGCCGCATGGCCGAGACGCTGGCCTTCTTCGAGTTCATCGAGGGCGAGATCGCGGCGATGATGGAACGCTGGCGGACGCACCGGGACGAGCGGTTCGGGCCGGGCTCCGGCGAGTGATCCGCAGTCCGGGCCCGCCTCCGGCGCGTGGCATGCGGTCTGGGCCCGGCCCGGCCCCGCGGACAGCGGCCTGGCACCGGTCGGCGGCCCGGCACCGGCCAGGCCTCGGTCGGCGACCTGCGGCCCGGCACCGGCCGGCGGCCCAGCCTCGGCCAGCGGCCAGCGGTCGGCGACCCTCGGCCCAGTCTTGGCCAGCGACCCTCGGCCCGGCACCCGTCGGCGGCCCGGCACCGGCCAGGCCTCGGTCGGCGACCTGCGGCCCGGCACCGGCCTGTGACCCGTGGCCCGGCACCGGCCGGCGGCCCAGCCTCGGCCAGCGACCCGTGGCCAGGCCTCGGCCCGCGGCCCGGCACCGCCCGTCTGCCCGGCACCGGCAGGCCTCCGCCGGCGGTCCGCCGTTATTTCCCCGGCAGCACCAGCCCCAGCGCCCCCTCCCACACCGTCCAGGTCCGTCTGCGGACCGGCCCCGCCTCCAGCGCGTCCGCCCGGTAGCGGAAGTCCGCCCCGGACACCGTCACCCGGCGGCCCCGCGCCAGCAGGGGCGCCGCCTCCGCGCCTATCGAGGCCGGGCGGACCTCCACCGACGCCGTGCCGGAGCCGTGCGGGGTCACCGAGACGCCCTCCACCGGCTGGTCCAGGTCCACCAGGGTCAGCCCGTCGACCTCGACCCGCAGCCGCGCGGGCCCGGCCCCCGAGGGCGCCGGAGCCGGCCGCGTCGGCGCCAGCGTCCGTACCAGGGAGTGGTACGTCCGCCGCCAGGGCCGCCCCTCCGCGGCCTCGGCGCTCCCCGGCCCCGGCGGCACCGGCGGGATCCGCAGCGCGCCCAGCACCACCCCGTCGCTGTCGTCGACGAGCACGTCCACCCGGCTCTCGACTCCGTCCAGCACGGCCCGCGCCGCCGCCACCGCGCCGATGGGCACCCCCAGCGCCCCGGCCAGCGACAGCATCGCGCCCACCGGGACCACCGACAGCGCGCATCCGGCCAGCTCCCGCCGCCGGTGCAACAGGGACACCGCACGCACCAGCGCCCGGTCGTCGCCGATCACCACCGGCCGCCGCGAACCCCTTCGGGCGAGCGCGCGGGCGAATTCCTCGGGCCCCTCCGGCAGGCACACCTTGGTGGTGGCACCCGCGCTGAGCACGTCTTTTGCGATCCGAACGGACTCCCCGTCCCAATGCCGGGCGACCGGGTCGATGACCACCAGCAGCTGATCGGACGTCGCGGAAGTCGCCACCTCGGCCATGCCTCGCTTCCTCGGGTAGCATCTTTGTGCAAGAGCCCCTTGCGCTATTGCGCCAGGGGCTTCGTCTATTCCGGGGCATCCGGTCCGACGGTTTGCGGCCAACGAAGGTCGCCGGTGTATCACCCGCACACGTGCGGCGTACACCCCTGACCTTGGACATGCCCCGCCCGGAAGGGGTGTACGCGCGTGCCCGCACTTGTGCTGCTCGGTGCTCAGTGGGGTGACGAAGGCAAGGGAAAGGCGACCGACCTGCTCGGTGGCTCGGTCGATTATGTGGTGCGCTACCAGGGCGGCAACAATGCCGGCCACACGGTGGTCGTGGGCGATCAGAAGTACGCCCTGCACCTTCTCCCTTCCGGAATCCTGTCCCCGGGGTGCACCCCGGTCATCGGAAACGGTGTCGTTGTCGACCCGTCGGTCCTGCTCTCCGAGCTGAGCGGTCTGAACGAGCGCGGCGTCGACACGTCCAAGCTCCTCATCAGCGGAAACGCGCACATCATCACGCCGTACAACGTCACCGTCGACAAGGTGACGGAACGCTTCCTCGGTAAGCGGAAGATCGGCACGACCGGGCGCGGCATCGGGCCGACCTACGCGGACAAGATCAACCGCGTCGGCATCCGGGTGCAGGACCTCTACGACGAGTCGATCCTCCAGCAGAAGGTGGAGGCGGCGCTCGACGTCAAGAACCAGCTGCTGACCAAGCTCTACAACCGCCGCGCGATCGCCGTGGACCAGGTGGTGGAGGAGCTGCTGGGCTACGCCGAGCAGATCAAGCCGTTCGTCGCCGACACGGTGCTGGTGCTGAACCAGGCCCTGGAGGACGACAAGGTCGTGCTCTTCGAGGGCGGCCAGGGCACGCTGCTCGACATCGACCACGGCACGTATCCGTTCGTCACCTCGTCCAACCCGACCGCGGGCGGCGCCTGCACGGGCGCGGGCGTGGGCCCGACG
Encoded proteins:
- a CDS encoding GbsR/MarR family transcriptional regulator, whose amino-acid sequence is MTEAAAGAAGRDTEAVSRFVESFAAQLVEAGMQRMAARVFAALLASDEGALTSAELGEQLRISPAAVSGAVRYLAQTHMVSREREPGSRRERYRVHGDQWYEALTNREAVIKRWEGALRDGVASLGRDTPAGRRMAETLAFFEFIEGEIAAMMERWRTHRDERFGPGSGE
- a CDS encoding diacylglycerol kinase; the encoded protein is MAEVATSATSDQLLVVIDPVARHWDGESVRIAKDVLSAGATTKVCLPEGPEEFARALARRGSRRPVVIGDDRALVRAVSLLHRRRELAGCALSVVPVGAMLSLAGALGVPIGAVAAARAVLDGVESRVDVLVDDSDGVVLGALRIPPVPPGPGSAEAAEGRPWRRTYHSLVRTLAPTRPAPAPSGAGPARLRVEVDGLTLVDLDQPVEGVSVTPHGSGTASVEVRPASIGAEAAPLLARGRRVTVSGADFRYRADALEAGPVRRRTWTVWEGALGLVLPGK
- a CDS encoding adenylosuccinate synthase, with translation MPALVLLGAQWGDEGKGKATDLLGGSVDYVVRYQGGNNAGHTVVVGDQKYALHLLPSGILSPGCTPVIGNGVVVDPSVLLSELSGLNERGVDTSKLLISGNAHIITPYNVTVDKVTERFLGKRKIGTTGRGIGPTYADKINRVGIRVQDLYDESILQQKVEAALDVKNQLLTKLYNRRAIAVDQVVEELLGYAEQIKPFVADTVLVLNQALEDDKVVLFEGGQGTLLDIDHGTYPFVTSSNPTAGGACTGAGVGPTKINRVIGILKAYTTRVGSGPFPTELFDEDGEALRRIGGERGVTTGRDRRCGWFDAVIARYATRVNGLTDFFLTKLDVLTGWEQIPVCVAYEIDGRRVEELPYSQTDFHHAKPVYEMLPGWSEDISKAKSFSDLPKNAQAYVKALEEMSGAPISAIGVGPGRDETIEINSFI